The following proteins are encoded in a genomic region of Actinomadura sp. NAK00032:
- a CDS encoding SEL1-like repeat protein → MPARPWTPEDLGRPTDGTWADVAFGLGEMYEHEGDLEQAAGWYRRAAESGCADAALRLGAVLGRLADAGTAGDAAGELIAEAARWLSGALDTTSPDAIELITDMLNRQLRQAARRGLEPAPAG, encoded by the coding sequence ATGCCCGCTCGACCCTGGACCCCCGAGGACCTTGGGCGTCCCACGGACGGGACATGGGCCGATGTCGCCTTCGGCCTGGGGGAGATGTACGAGCACGAGGGCGACCTGGAGCAGGCCGCCGGCTGGTACCGGCGGGCCGCCGAGTCCGGCTGCGCCGACGCCGCGCTGCGCCTCGGCGCCGTGCTGGGGCGGCTGGCCGACGCCGGGACCGCCGGCGACGCGGCCGGGGAGCTGATCGCCGAGGCCGCCCGCTGGCTCAGCGGCGCCCTCGACACCACCAGCCCGGACGCCATCGAGCTCATCACCGACATGCTCAACCGGCAGCTGCGGCAGGCCGCGCGCCGCGGGCTGGAGCCCGCCCCGGCGGGCTGA